One window of the Natronosalvus amylolyticus genome contains the following:
- a CDS encoding MOSC domain-containing protein, whose product MSTGNVEAVFLSPESGEPMESIERGEVIESKGIRGDRYFKKEGLWNLLDQDPDRDTKGASDITFIESEALEAVERDAGISIGEGAHRRNVRTRDVPLNHLVGRRFTVGEITCEGIELCEPCGYMQSLIGEDGLSDALVHRGGLNARVVSSGTISVGDEIQW is encoded by the coding sequence ATGAGTACAGGCAACGTCGAGGCGGTTTTTCTCTCGCCAGAAAGTGGTGAGCCAATGGAATCTATCGAACGTGGGGAAGTTATTGAGAGCAAAGGCATTCGTGGTGATCGATATTTCAAAAAGGAGGGGTTGTGGAATCTGCTCGATCAAGACCCAGACCGTGACACAAAGGGTGCAAGCGATATCACGTTCATAGAATCGGAAGCACTCGAGGCCGTTGAACGAGACGCTGGCATTTCGATTGGCGAAGGTGCACATCGGAGAAACGTTCGAACTCGAGATGTTCCACTAAACCATCTCGTCGGTAGACGATTTACGGTTGGTGAAATCACGTGTGAAGGGATCGAGTTGTGCGAGCCGTGTGGATATATGCAATCGCTGATTGGGGAGGATGGATTGAGTGATGCGCTTGTTCATCGAGGTGGGCTGAACGCTCGAGTGGTTTCCTCGGGAACGATTTCGGTTGGCGATGAAATACAGTGGTGA
- the xseB gene encoding exodeoxyribonuclease VII small subunit produces MTDTTEPGQPSIGEQTARLEEIITQLEDGEVSLERAKELHVEGKAIVEQLEADLEVGEGTITDSE; encoded by the coding sequence ATGACTGATACCACCGAACCAGGACAACCGTCGATTGGCGAACAGACCGCGCGACTCGAGGAAATCATCACGCAGTTAGAAGACGGTGAGGTGTCCCTCGAGCGGGCGAAGGAGTTGCACGTAGAGGGGAAAGCGATAGTCGAGCAGTTGGAGGCCGATCTCGAGGTTGGGGAGGGGACAATCACGGACAGTGAGTAA
- a CDS encoding winged helix-turn-helix domain-containing protein — protein MTRADDAILEFLLNEGNQELICTPSVLEMNIEFGISTVRSRLRRLHEAGLVEYFDPDKGAYQISEKGKQYLAGELDADALEQSADSDS, from the coding sequence ATGACTCGAGCCGACGACGCTATCCTCGAGTTCCTACTCAACGAAGGCAACCAAGAGCTAATCTGTACGCCCTCTGTCTTGGAGATGAATATCGAATTCGGTATTTCGACGGTTCGATCACGGCTTCGCCGCTTGCACGAAGCTGGGCTGGTCGAATACTTCGACCCGGACAAAGGGGCCTACCAAATCTCTGAAAAGGGCAAGCAGTATCTCGCGGGCGAACTCGATGCCGACGCCCTCGAGCAATCAGCCGATTCTGACTCTTAA
- a CDS encoding Cdc6/Cdc18 family protein: MITNSEVLQADFQPAEILHRHDQINYLSEVLEPITDNQRVDGAFIHGPTGVGKTHTTQFLLERLEASSPEIETTLIDCWANYQYGATLKRVLEGYDIFRRRGEPKDDLIAKLKAEVDHPYVVVLDEVDQLEDDRLLKPLHEMPHITLLLIANEREDLYSRLDSRVHSRLAGYPAVEFKKYTQDELVSILRKRTEAATRGEVISEPHLEVIADRVGGDARFAIAILKNALEHADRRGGERVRKEDIESVLGDAREELLRATISKLTADQRVLYQILVEGGEQSIGEIYEQYEQRVRDPVVKRTVTGYLQKMEHYDIVELHGQKRGRTYEVTTTQLMDFEDVLE, translated from the coding sequence ATGATAACCAATTCGGAGGTCCTCCAGGCTGACTTCCAGCCAGCGGAGATCCTCCATCGACACGATCAAATCAACTATCTCTCGGAGGTCCTCGAGCCAATCACCGACAACCAGCGCGTCGACGGTGCGTTCATTCATGGACCCACGGGCGTCGGGAAGACCCACACGACACAGTTCCTCCTCGAGCGGCTGGAAGCTAGCTCACCAGAGATCGAAACTACCCTCATCGACTGTTGGGCGAACTACCAGTACGGAGCCACCCTCAAGCGTGTTCTCGAGGGGTACGACATTTTCAGACGGCGTGGCGAGCCCAAAGACGACCTAATTGCGAAGCTCAAAGCCGAAGTCGACCATCCCTACGTGGTCGTCCTCGACGAAGTAGACCAACTCGAGGATGACCGCCTACTGAAACCGCTGCACGAAATGCCTCACATCACGCTCTTGTTGATTGCAAACGAGCGCGAAGACCTCTACTCACGGCTGGACTCGAGGGTGCATAGCCGACTGGCTGGCTACCCCGCCGTGGAGTTCAAGAAGTACACGCAGGATGAGTTGGTGTCCATCCTCCGAAAGCGAACTGAGGCGGCCACCCGTGGGGAGGTGATCAGCGAGCCACATCTGGAGGTGATAGCCGACCGTGTTGGAGGGGACGCCCGCTTTGCGATTGCAATTTTGAAAAACGCACTCGAGCACGCCGACCGACGTGGTGGCGAGCGTGTCAGAAAAGAAGATATCGAGTCCGTGTTGGGTGACGCTCGCGAAGAGTTACTGCGCGCGACGATTTCGAAACTCACCGCCGATCAGCGGGTTCTGTATCAAATCCTCGTCGAAGGGGGCGAGCAATCCATCGGTGAGATATACGAGCAGTACGAGCAGCGGGTTCGCGATCCAGTGGTGAAACGAACGGTGACTGGTTACTTGCAGAAGATGGAGCACTACGATATCGTTGAGTTACACGGCCAGAAACGTGGGCGAACGTATGAGGTGACAACGACGCAGTTGATGGATTTCGAGGACGTACTCGAGTAG
- the xseA gene encoding exodeoxyribonuclease VII large subunit — translation MGVDSSPHDDSDRNENLESLRETLNSESVAFVDSLNEQISELLENIPNLQYEYVLGDVSDYGVSGNGHAHFDLVHNGSKIHCVIFQYQLNRLDIDIEDGTQMAVNGDLSYYDANGSVSLIVSQCVPVGEGEYEQIYRENRAILEDDGLLDEAGKQPLPELPQCVGVVTSADSDARKDVVTSLHGRYPDIDIIVQHSTVQGEDAMLSMMSAIGRLDDTAHVDVIILTRGGGSEKDLRVFNETPLCRVIFDTDTPVVVGVGHENDRTLADEVADRRVMTPTHAGEIVPEKDALESEIEAKGERLESAYARVTSDRLEALETELDSTYALRVESRLGAFQRDLEHAYEATVTQRLSAYDNRLDSALEKFEQQKAHEQAQADAQREFERDTRRQRIAIAVLVLLLLGLLGYIFLL, via the coding sequence ATGGGTGTTGACTCGAGTCCACACGATGACAGCGACCGGAACGAGAACCTCGAGTCACTTCGTGAAACCCTCAACAGCGAGTCAGTCGCGTTCGTCGACTCGCTCAACGAACAGATTAGCGAACTCCTCGAGAACATACCCAATCTCCAGTACGAATACGTTCTGGGCGACGTTTCGGATTACGGCGTTTCTGGGAACGGCCACGCCCACTTCGATCTGGTTCATAACGGCTCGAAAATCCATTGTGTGATTTTCCAGTACCAGCTCAACAGGCTGGATATCGATATCGAGGATGGTACACAGATGGCTGTCAACGGCGATCTCTCGTACTACGATGCCAACGGGAGTGTCTCGCTGATCGTCAGCCAGTGTGTCCCCGTGGGTGAAGGCGAATACGAACAGATTTACCGGGAGAATCGAGCGATACTCGAGGACGATGGCTTGCTTGATGAAGCCGGGAAGCAACCCCTGCCAGAGTTACCACAGTGTGTGGGTGTCGTCACCAGCGCGGATAGTGACGCCCGAAAAGACGTCGTGACCAGTCTGCATGGGCGCTACCCGGATATCGATATCATCGTCCAGCATTCGACCGTCCAGGGCGAGGACGCCATGCTCTCGATGATGAGTGCCATTGGCCGACTCGACGATACGGCCCACGTCGACGTGATTATCCTCACTCGAGGCGGTGGCTCCGAAAAGGACCTTCGGGTGTTCAACGAAACGCCCCTGTGTCGCGTGATTTTCGATACTGACACGCCGGTAGTGGTGGGTGTCGGCCACGAGAACGACCGAACGCTGGCCGATGAAGTGGCTGACCGGCGGGTAATGACGCCCACCCACGCTGGTGAGATCGTCCCCGAAAAGGACGCCCTCGAGAGTGAAATCGAAGCAAAGGGGGAGCGTCTCGAGAGTGCGTACGCTCGAGTCACGTCTGACCGGCTGGAAGCGCTCGAAACCGAGTTGGATAGTACGTATGCCCTACGCGTCGAATCCCGGTTGGGGGCGTTCCAGCGCGACCTCGAGCACGCCTACGAGGCGACTGTCACCCAGCGCCTTTCGGCGTACGATAACCGATTAGACAGCGCCCTCGAGAAATTCGAACAGCAGAAAGCCCACGAGCAAGCCCAGGCCGACGCCCAACGTGAGTTCGAGCGCGACACACGCCGACAGCGTATTGCAATTGCCGTGTTAGTGCTCTTGTTGCTCGGCTTGCTCGGCTACATATTCCTCCTATGA
- a CDS encoding type IV pilin, with translation MQSKRTEVDESTDRAVSPVIGVILMVAITVILAAVIAAFVLDIGQSQSSPVNAVVSVDVSGSGDTAEAKFTVTDMGNAEEFEIRGDAEALGGSGDGVIELGSLTQTGSSQTITAGDSNTGEFNSSASGEYDLSVVAIDGDDESTVATFTVDMD, from the coding sequence ATGCAAAGTAAACGGACGGAAGTCGATGAATCGACAGACAGGGCTGTGTCACCTGTGATAGGTGTCATCCTGATGGTAGCCATCACGGTAATTCTTGCCGCTGTTATTGCTGCCTTCGTGCTGGATATAGGCCAGAGTCAGAGTTCGCCCGTGAACGCCGTCGTGAGTGTCGATGTATCCGGATCAGGCGACACAGCTGAGGCTAAATTTACAGTCACCGATATGGGCAATGCAGAAGAATTTGAGATTCGAGGAGACGCTGAGGCACTCGGCGGTAGTGGCGATGGTGTGATAGAGCTTGGTTCGCTCACCCAAACCGGGTCATCACAGACGATAACAGCTGGTGACTCAAATACTGGTGAGTTTAATTCTAGTGCAAGTGGTGAATACGACCTATCAGTCGTAGCTATTGATGGGGACGACGAATCTACAGTTGCAACATTCACCGTTGACATGGATTAG
- a CDS encoding Cdc6/Cdc18 family protein — translation MIQNPAILEPNTQPEREIIVHRESEIDSLISVLKPLPTGEFWEASAYLYGPSGAGKTTTTRCVLEQLEEAHDVSIIYIDCMAHHSQHDILNAMLEGLGARPSAFRRGESTGSLYSKVKASTPDGTIVVLDEVDQLETWNVLHQLYGLNGVSTVCIANQPWHDLEFEDPRIDSRMGSATQIAFRAYSESQLTSILDRRVRAGLDAGVIGNEEISTIVSYADGDARKAISLLNQAVRRTRKDRLGTVSSDVIEASVGDAEREIVRSRLDSLSADQRVALEVIGSVGPSTSTPLFEAYCERVDEPKSDRTFRNWLRKFVEYELVDKTDSSVPEYQLRKMVGKELRESLLAN, via the coding sequence ATGATACAAAATCCGGCTATTCTCGAGCCGAATACCCAGCCCGAACGCGAGATTATCGTCCATCGGGAGTCTGAAATCGACTCCCTGATTTCGGTGTTGAAACCGCTCCCAACGGGTGAATTCTGGGAAGCATCGGCGTATCTGTATGGCCCATCGGGGGCGGGCAAGACGACGACCACACGTTGTGTCCTCGAGCAACTCGAGGAAGCCCACGACGTCTCTATCATCTACATCGACTGCATGGCCCATCACTCCCAACACGATATTCTCAACGCCATGCTCGAGGGCCTGGGCGCGAGGCCATCGGCGTTCCGGCGAGGGGAATCTACGGGCTCGCTGTACTCGAAGGTGAAAGCCAGCACCCCCGATGGAACGATTGTTGTCCTCGATGAGGTGGACCAACTCGAGACATGGAACGTGTTGCACCAACTGTACGGCCTCAACGGCGTTTCGACCGTCTGTATCGCCAACCAGCCGTGGCACGACCTCGAGTTCGAAGACCCACGGATTGACTCACGCATGGGATCGGCCACCCAGATCGCCTTTCGTGCTTACTCCGAATCACAGCTCACTTCTATTTTGGATCGGCGGGTTCGCGCTGGTCTTGATGCAGGCGTGATCGGGAACGAGGAAATCAGCACGATTGTCTCGTACGCAGACGGAGACGCGCGGAAGGCCATTTCGCTGTTGAATCAGGCGGTTCGACGCACGCGAAAAGACCGACTGGGTACAGTGAGCTCAGATGTGATCGAAGCGTCGGTCGGTGACGCCGAACGCGAAATCGTTCGCTCGAGGCTGGACTCACTGTCTGCCGATCAGCGGGTGGCCCTCGAGGTGATCGGCAGTGTGGGGCCGTCGACGAGCACGCCATTGTTCGAAGCCTACTGTGAGCGCGTAGATGAGCCAAAGAGTGATCGGACCTTCCGAAACTGGTTGCGCAAGTTCGTCGAATACGAATTGGTGGACAAGACCGACTCGAGTGTTCCAGAGTACCAACTTCGGAAAATGGTAGGTAAGGAACTTCGAGAATCGCTTCTTGCGAACTAA